In one window of Zingiber officinale cultivar Zhangliang chromosome 11A, Zo_v1.1, whole genome shotgun sequence DNA:
- the LOC122031465 gene encoding uncharacterized protein LOC122031465, with the protein MENSEKHQKMQDSQIAQIAQSFSRASGAFPRKPDINPVEHCNRIELRSGRTLGDPQMGAQKGIDSEEELSPLMPNLVQNKDREEITKKVEGTLPLPPQSQTIPFPQKLITSQKDEEFHRFLKKIKEICIDVLLIDALHQMPKFAKFLKGILSNRRYKGNFEIATLTEKYPMGIVEGVPVEIGGCIVPADFVVLDMEEDPKIPIILGRPFLATAGALIDVKCHKLSQEIDKERLEFDLSDSPNCISSFQKNASKLNVHKAEECSFHGRPQ; encoded by the exons atggaaaattctgaaaagcatcaaaagatgcaagataGCCAAATTGCTCAGATAGCCCAGTCCTTTTCAAGAGCATCGGGAGCATTTCCGAGAAAGCCCGACATAAACCCGGTGGAACATTGCAACCGCATTGAGCTGAGGAGCGGACGGACTTTGGGAGATCCCCAAATGGGTGCTCAGAAAGGAATTGATTCAGAAGAAGAGCTATCTCCCCTCATGCCTAATTTAGTTCAGAACAAGGATAGGGAGGAGATTACCAAGAAGGTTGAAGGGACCCTTCCACTTCCCCCACAAAGTCAGACGATTCCTTTCCCTCAAAAGCTAATAACATCCCAAAAAGATGAAGAGTTCCACCGATTCCTTAAGAagattaaagaaatctgcattgaTGTACTTCTAATagatgcactgcaccaaatgCCGAAATTCGCCAAATTTTTAAAAGGTATTCTTTCTAACAGAAGATATAAGGGCAACTTCGAGATTGCAACATTGACGGAGAA atacccaatgggtaTAGTGGAGGGCGTGCCAGTAGAGATAGGTGGATGCATCGTTCCCGCAGATTTTGTTGTCCTGGATATGGAAGAGGATCCCAAGATCCCAATCATCctaggaagaccattccttgccaccgCTGGAGCCCTCATCGATGTGAAATGTCACAAATTATCCCAAGAGATTGATAAAGAAAGGTTAGAATTCGATTTATCTGATTCTCCTAATTGCATCTCTTCTTTTCAGAAAAATGCTAGCAAGTTGAATGTACACAAAGCTGAGGAATGCAGTTTCCATGGGAGGCCGCAATAA